In Halopseudomonas xinjiangensis, a single genomic region encodes these proteins:
- a CDS encoding translocation/assembly module TamB domain-containing protein, protein MIWFFVKVLLRGLLILALIPIVLGLLLTSEGVNAWLIERIEGLEPRLQLDHTGGTLWEGFQFDRIVWQDDGIHVVVRDVSSDWETRCLADRRLCIEHIDIGSIVVQTDPEAVVEEEEPADEGQPVSLPDINLPIAIQLDRLRVGSLTLNEQDPLLNEVVLVARMRGDQLTVIEFVGQGPDLSWSLDGELRTSGDWPLMVKADVDAPPVNDQPLSASLRLGGSLERLAIDLRTRGYVDGSLEGIVQPLEPDLPVNLEWRGEPFLVLDTLPETLTLEEWQINAEGNLDQGIDVRATATLPGQGGDVRLALDALVQQTRLPELTLRLSVADAPERHLSLDAVAEWAETPSADATLLMEVFPWQWLYPVETGELDINRLEADASLRGEEFRAELTTSLTGVAGQPADITLTAQGTPEQVTVSNLYISTPAGSARGQAVVGLAEELNWDAQLQLENLDPGVFVADLPGRLNGPVSSTGRITDDGPRFEADWNLEGTLREQPLKLSGELQSEEGTFTVSDLILRQGPNRITGQGAWGERIAADLDIDLSNLATLWPGLTGTLQGTVNATGDPSEPTLVLQLDGNELGYADMGLGELTANGTVTLSETLPMDLTLQANRIRTGETWLGNLTLDLDGDKARHALDLDLSGGQLQADTTIVGSLDEETWQGALTAGELAFEDMVWRLAEDAGIRYQLQPGRLTLEGHCWAHESGRLCFDGQQQLLPDRDIDLAMANFPLSSLEQWLPEDFAWLGELDADIDFSQRAGGQPVANIVVSSRDGVITVSNPEQTLDFNYSNLELTSELDAGQARNRLLLSGETLGDLDVQANVDDPAGEQRLSGSFSLDGFSLNFLQPFLPQVATLEAELQGQGELGGTLTEPAVNGEIVLEDGLIAGPELPVSFEDLDLRVGIDGQTADINGNWRSGANGEGSLTGQVTWAPELNLSLTLAGSALPVIVAPYADLIVSPDLRVSLQENRLRVRGKIAVPEGNITIRELPEQAVRVSPDEVIVGEDEETVEDELPLEIDARVQLVIGDQLRFSGFGLTGRLSGRIQVDEELTANGDLNILNGRFRRFGQRLTLRRAQILFAGPISQPFLNIEAVREVDDVTAGLRLTGRAEAPQSEVFSEPAMPQEQALSYLILGRPLGSDSGDNNMLGQAALALGMAGSGPVTQNIAESLGIQNFQLETEGSGTETQVVAAGYLTDRLSVRYGVGVFEPANQLALRYDLSKRLYLEAVSGLASSLDFFYRIDF, encoded by the coding sequence GTGATCTGGTTTTTCGTCAAGGTGCTGTTGCGCGGGCTGCTGATTCTGGCGTTGATCCCAATCGTGCTAGGTCTGTTGCTCACTAGCGAAGGGGTCAACGCATGGCTGATTGAGCGCATTGAAGGCCTGGAGCCCAGGCTGCAGCTCGATCACACGGGCGGGACGCTGTGGGAGGGCTTCCAATTCGATCGCATCGTCTGGCAGGACGATGGCATTCACGTGGTGGTACGCGACGTCTCATCCGACTGGGAAACACGTTGTCTTGCCGATCGCCGACTCTGCATCGAGCATATCGATATTGGCAGTATCGTGGTACAGACCGACCCGGAGGCAGTGGTTGAGGAAGAAGAGCCAGCGGATGAAGGGCAGCCGGTTTCGCTGCCCGATATAAACCTGCCTATAGCGATTCAGCTGGACAGATTGCGTGTCGGCAGCCTCACCTTGAACGAACAGGACCCGCTGCTCAACGAAGTCGTGCTCGTTGCTCGTATGCGCGGCGATCAGCTGACAGTCATCGAATTTGTCGGTCAAGGCCCCGATCTCAGCTGGTCGCTGGACGGCGAGCTACGCACCTCAGGGGACTGGCCGTTGATGGTTAAAGCCGACGTCGACGCTCCGCCGGTCAATGACCAGCCGCTCAGCGCCAGCTTGCGACTGGGTGGCAGCCTGGAGCGTCTCGCTATCGACCTGCGCACCCGGGGCTACGTCGACGGAAGTCTGGAGGGGATCGTCCAGCCGTTGGAGCCTGATCTTCCTGTAAATCTTGAGTGGCGAGGCGAGCCCTTCCTTGTGCTGGATACGCTTCCGGAAACGCTTACGCTTGAAGAGTGGCAGATCAACGCCGAAGGCAACCTGGATCAGGGGATCGACGTGCGCGCCACGGCAACCCTGCCAGGCCAAGGGGGGGACGTCCGCCTTGCTCTCGACGCGTTAGTACAACAGACCCGATTGCCTGAACTGACGCTACGGTTGTCCGTCGCCGACGCGCCGGAGCGACATCTTTCCCTCGATGCGGTTGCCGAGTGGGCGGAGACACCGAGTGCAGACGCGACGCTACTCATGGAGGTGTTCCCCTGGCAGTGGCTGTATCCGGTCGAGACGGGCGAACTGGACATCAACCGGCTCGAGGCTGACGCCAGCCTGCGCGGGGAGGAATTTCGAGCGGAGCTGACCACATCGCTCACTGGCGTGGCCGGGCAGCCGGCGGACATTACACTTACAGCACAGGGCACCCCCGAGCAGGTGACAGTCAGCAACCTGTACATTTCCACCCCGGCTGGAAGCGCCCGGGGACAGGCGGTGGTCGGACTGGCAGAAGAATTGAACTGGGATGCTCAGCTTCAGCTTGAAAATCTTGACCCTGGGGTGTTCGTCGCAGACTTGCCAGGCCGACTCAACGGACCGGTAAGCAGTACCGGTCGCATCACCGATGACGGCCCTCGGTTCGAAGCGGACTGGAACCTTGAAGGAACGCTACGGGAGCAGCCCCTTAAGCTCAGCGGTGAGCTGCAGAGCGAAGAGGGTACCTTCACCGTCTCTGACCTCATACTCCGTCAAGGTCCCAACCGCATCACCGGTCAAGGCGCCTGGGGCGAGCGCATCGCTGCGGACCTGGATATCGATCTGAGCAACCTGGCGACGCTATGGCCGGGATTGACTGGCACGCTCCAGGGCACCGTCAACGCCACTGGCGACCCGTCCGAACCTACCCTGGTCCTGCAACTGGATGGCAACGAACTGGGCTATGCGGACATGGGCCTCGGCGAGCTCACAGCCAACGGCACCGTCACGCTATCTGAAACGCTACCGATGGATTTGACGCTGCAGGCCAATCGCATCCGGACTGGCGAAACCTGGCTGGGCAACCTGACGCTTGACCTGGACGGGGACAAGGCGCGGCATGCTCTCGACCTGGACCTTTCAGGCGGCCAGCTACAAGCGGACACCACCATAGTGGGCAGTCTTGATGAGGAGACATGGCAAGGTGCGCTAACCGCTGGTGAGCTTGCCTTCGAGGACATGGTCTGGCGGCTTGCAGAAGACGCCGGGATCCGTTACCAACTCCAGCCAGGGCGCCTCACGCTTGAAGGACATTGTTGGGCGCACGAGAGCGGCCGTCTCTGCTTCGACGGGCAGCAACAGCTGCTGCCTGACCGTGACATCGACCTGGCAATGGCGAACTTTCCCCTATCTTCGCTCGAGCAATGGCTGCCGGAGGACTTTGCCTGGCTGGGCGAGCTGGACGCCGATATCGATTTCAGCCAGCGCGCCGGTGGCCAGCCGGTCGCCAATATTGTGGTCAGCAGTCGCGATGGCGTAATTACGGTCAGCAATCCCGAGCAGACACTTGATTTCAATTACTCGAACCTCGAGTTGACCAGCGAGCTCGACGCAGGGCAGGCGCGTAATCGGCTGCTGTTGTCCGGCGAGACGCTCGGTGATCTGGACGTGCAGGCCAACGTCGACGACCCCGCTGGCGAACAGCGGCTCTCCGGGAGTTTCAGCCTGGACGGGTTCAGTCTGAACTTTCTGCAGCCTTTTCTACCCCAGGTGGCGACGCTGGAGGCTGAACTGCAAGGCCAGGGTGAGCTCGGTGGAACGCTGACCGAGCCCGCGGTGAACGGCGAGATCGTGTTGGAGGATGGTTTGATTGCCGGGCCGGAGCTGCCGGTGAGCTTCGAAGATCTCGACCTGCGGGTTGGGATTGACGGGCAAACTGCAGACATCAACGGGAACTGGCGCAGTGGCGCAAACGGTGAGGGCAGCCTTACCGGACAGGTGACCTGGGCGCCGGAACTCAACCTGTCGCTCACGCTTGCCGGCAGTGCACTGCCGGTCATCGTTGCGCCTTATGCCGATCTGATCGTCAGTCCCGATTTGCGCGTGTCCCTGCAGGAGAACCGCTTGCGCGTCCGCGGCAAGATCGCGGTGCCGGAAGGTAATATCACCATTCGCGAACTCCCCGAGCAGGCAGTACGGGTATCGCCCGACGAAGTAATAGTCGGCGAAGATGAAGAGACCGTGGAGGACGAGCTGCCGCTGGAGATCGACGCCCGGGTTCAACTGGTCATTGGCGATCAGCTGCGGTTCTCCGGTTTCGGTCTTACCGGTCGGCTGAGCGGGCGGATTCAAGTCGATGAAGAACTGACAGCCAACGGCGATCTGAATATCCTCAACGGGCGCTTCCGGCGGTTTGGTCAGCGCCTGACCCTACGCCGCGCTCAGATACTGTTCGCCGGGCCCATCAGCCAGCCCTTTCTGAACATCGAGGCAGTGCGTGAGGTGGACGACGTCACAGCAGGTCTGCGCCTGACTGGCCGTGCGGAAGCTCCACAATCCGAGGTATTTTCCGAGCCAGCCATGCCGCAGGAACAGGCGTTGTCCTACCTGATTCTCGGTCGCCCGCTGGGAAGCGATAGCGGCGACAATAACATGCTGGGTCAGGCAGCCCTCGCGCTGGGCATGGCAGGCAGCGGGCCTGTTACGCAAAACATTGCCGAATCACTGGGCATCCAGAACTTCCAGCTGGAAACCGAAGGCAGCGGCACCGAGACACAAGTGGTCGCCGCCGGTTACCTTACCGATCGCCTCAGCGTGCGCTACGGCGTTGGCGTGTTCGAACCAGCTAACCAGTTGGCTCTGCGATACGATCTTAGCAAGAGACTGTACCTCGAAGCGGTCAGCGGCTTGGCGAGTTCACTGGATTTCTTCTATCGTATCGACTTCTAG
- the tpx gene encoding thiol peroxidase, whose protein sequence is MSSVTLKGNPINVAGSLPEVGAQAPAFTLVAKDLSDVSLASLSGKRKILNIFPSVDTPTCAMSVRQFNSRASKLDNTAVLCISADLPFAQSRFCGAEGLDNVMTLSTMRGRDFLRDYGVEIENGPLAGVSARAVVVLDENDKVVHSELVSEIANEPDYEKALSALS, encoded by the coding sequence ATGTCTAGCGTCACTCTCAAGGGCAATCCCATCAATGTAGCCGGCTCGCTTCCCGAAGTGGGTGCTCAGGCACCAGCGTTCACGCTGGTGGCCAAGGATCTGTCGGATGTCAGCCTGGCCAGCCTGAGCGGCAAGCGCAAGATCCTCAACATCTTCCCCAGCGTCGATACGCCAACCTGCGCCATGTCTGTCCGGCAGTTCAACAGCCGGGCGAGCAAGTTGGATAACACCGCCGTGTTGTGCATCTCCGCCGACCTGCCTTTCGCCCAGTCGCGCTTCTGCGGCGCCGAAGGACTCGACAACGTCATGACGCTCTCAACCATGCGCGGCCGCGATTTCCTGCGCGACTATGGCGTCGAGATTGAAAATGGTCCGCTAGCCGGAGTGTCGGCCCGGGCAGTAGTGGTCCTCGACGAGAACGACAAGGTTGTGCATAGCGAACTCGTCTCGGAGATCGCCAACGAGCCCGACTACGAAAAAGCATTGTCGGCCCTGAGCTGA